From one Dermacentor andersoni chromosome 1, qqDerAnde1_hic_scaffold, whole genome shotgun sequence genomic stretch:
- the LOC126531758 gene encoding uncharacterized protein: MSRLGRLDEYDPKVQNFESYVERFEHYVRANEIAEAKKLSVFLTVIGAEAYEILKNLVVPLLPGDKTFAEVKELLQSHYNPKTSVIAERCKFNRRVQLDHESVEDFVVELKHLARKCNFGPFLLDALRDRLVAGIRSEETQKALFTADALTFERACKIALDSELAAKQTAAIQAGSRAESINAVKMKTNEHQRSDRDQAKGNSSARDKTKKQKCYHCGKTHAPEQCWYKNYSCRLCSKVGHLQSMCRTSKSELKAHAVMESSDEEEHTLYNCTVDSSVKNGYVVTVNVEGQKVSMQVDTGAAVTVVPETEPLQLLPDTRRLAEPQQPPDTDPVVIPTRLPMAAAEPAESALRDSMQSPTPQASTDPPITATTTSHKDTSPAEQSTEVPSKPEVMPRRSGRARRPPDRFRHEDFRK; encoded by the exons ATGTCTCGGCTCGGCAGACTAGACGAGTACGACCCTAAGGTTCAGAACTTCGAATCTTATGTCGAACGATTTGAGCATTACGTCAGGGCAAACGAGATAGCGGAAGCGAAGAAACTGTCTGTTTTCTTGACAGTAATTGGTGCAGAAGCATATGAAATTCTCAAAAACTTGGTCGTTCCATTGCTACCAGGAGATAAGACCTTCGCGGAAGTAAAAGAGCTCTTGCAAAGCCACTACAACCCGAAGACGTCTGTAATTGCAGAAAGGTGCAAATTCAACCGCCGAGTGCAACTTGACCACGAAAGTGTCGAAGACTTCGTAGTAGAGTTGAAGCACCTAGCCCGCAAATGTAACTTTGGGCCATTTCTCCTGGACGCGCTACGCGACAGATTGGTAGCTGGGATCCGAAGTGAAGAAACGCAGAAGGCGTTGTTCACGGCTGACGCACTCACGTTTGAAAGGGCATGTAAAATAGCTCTTGACAGCGAATTGGCCGCGAAACAAACAGCCGCAATACAAGCAGGAAGCCGCGCAGAGAGCATAAACGCAGTGAAAATGAAGACTAACGAGCATCAGCGCAGCGACCGTGACCAAGCGAAGGGTAATAGCTCGGCGCGAGACAAgaccaagaaacaaaaatgttaccACTGTGGCAAGACACACGCGCCAGAACAGTGCTGGTATAAAAACTACTCGTGCAGACTATGTTCAAAAGTTGGGCACCTTCAAAGCATGTGTCGAACGAGCAAAAGTGAGCTGAAGGCACATGCAGTAATGGAATCGTCAGACGAAGAAGAGCACACTCTGTACAACTGCACAGTCGACTCATCTGTGAAGAACGGTTATGTGGTGACTGTAAATGTGGAGGGCCAGAAAGTGTCAATGCAGGTGGACACGGGGGCCGCAGTGACAGTTGTACCTGAAA CTGAACCATTGCAGCTACTTCCCGACACAAGGCGCCTGGCTGAGCCGCAACAACCGCCAGATACCGATCCCGTCGTCATCCCTACAAGACTCCCGATGGCTGCCGCAGAACCCGCGGAATCTGCATTACGCGACTCTATGCAGAGTCCAACTCCTCAGGCTTCAACCGACCCTCCGATTACGGCAACAACGACTTCACACAAGGACACATCCCCAGCAGAGCAGAGCACAGAAGTTCCAAGCAAGCCCGAAGTTATGCCTCGACGAAGCGGCCGTGCGCGACGTCCGCCGGATAGGTTTAGGCATGAGGACTTTAGGAAGTGA